From Phenylobacterium montanum, the proteins below share one genomic window:
- a CDS encoding TonB-dependent receptor — protein MTARHSGERLQDAPVAISALTGQQLSNQGVSSLADLSRSVPSVSLNQSFGGYGKSVIAFVRGVGQGDFLPAFEPGVGFYINDVYQGTIFGSLADLSDVDRVEVLRGPQGTLFGKSNEGGAVRIFTPQPRGSESGYIQAGYGSYNRRMAKGAYDATLIPDTLFLRIAGGVNSIDGYVDRIDYACAHPATAGTIKATKVGDCKVGSEGGDDAKVARADLRWIVSPSLEMTFSADMDDDRGEPSAEKLLAVNTAATGLTAANSGYGIAYDSRFITNNLSTYTSYTDQKTGVSFPAVNNVFSWGVSHALNWRTPWGVQVKNTLAYRKYNGEFTEIWSNAPIQADDNYFKPEHNQFSEELQVLGKAFHNRLDWVTGLYYYDAHTELNDFIYLPEFSFAFYGKDPVHDSDKSIFLHGVYHLTDKLNVEAGIRHTSEEKLYTFNRYLTSIFGAVPAGATIPGFEHNPQSKASTDRNDYRFSLQYKFTPDLMAYVQYATGFKGGGINPRPSGISDVHPFAAEDLVSYEAGVKSEWFERRLRVNVDGYFSDYTNLQLSIPVFSNGAAGSTVSNAGKVHINGAELEVQAAPIKGMLINASYDYLNYDIIDLGAAAGLAGGPAKGDLAPFVPETKFNIGAQQSFTTPIGVITPRLDWTWQSKTYSDAANSPLTLQKAYGVLDAHLLFETADHKWKANLEVKNLTNQAYYLNKFSQYNTAGMVVGQPARPRTVFLTLQRSFQ, from the coding sequence GTGACGGCGCGCCACTCGGGCGAGCGGCTGCAGGACGCGCCGGTGGCGATTTCCGCCCTGACTGGCCAGCAGCTCAGCAACCAGGGTGTCAGCAGCCTCGCCGATCTTTCCCGTAGTGTCCCCAGCGTCTCGCTCAATCAAAGCTTTGGCGGATATGGGAAGTCCGTAATCGCCTTCGTGCGGGGCGTAGGCCAGGGCGATTTCCTGCCGGCTTTCGAGCCGGGCGTCGGCTTCTATATCAATGACGTCTATCAGGGCACGATTTTCGGCTCGCTGGCCGATCTGAGCGACGTAGACCGTGTGGAAGTGCTGCGGGGGCCGCAGGGCACGCTGTTCGGCAAGAGCAACGAGGGCGGCGCCGTGCGCATCTTCACGCCCCAGCCGCGCGGGTCGGAGAGCGGTTACATCCAAGCCGGCTACGGCAGCTACAATCGGCGCATGGCCAAGGGCGCCTATGACGCTACGCTGATCCCGGACACCTTGTTCCTGCGGATTGCCGGCGGCGTCAATTCGATCGACGGCTATGTCGACCGCATCGACTACGCCTGCGCCCATCCTGCTACGGCGGGAACGATCAAGGCGACCAAGGTGGGCGACTGCAAGGTCGGGTCGGAGGGCGGCGATGACGCCAAGGTGGCGCGCGCGGACCTGCGCTGGATCGTCAGCCCTTCCCTGGAGATGACGTTCTCGGCGGACATGGACGACGATCGCGGCGAACCGTCGGCGGAAAAGTTGCTGGCCGTCAACACGGCGGCGACCGGCCTGACCGCCGCCAATTCCGGCTACGGCATCGCCTATGACAGCCGCTTCATCACCAACAACCTCAGCACCTATACCTCCTATACGGACCAGAAGACCGGCGTTTCGTTCCCGGCGGTCAACAACGTTTTTTCCTGGGGCGTATCCCATGCCCTGAATTGGCGGACGCCCTGGGGCGTTCAGGTCAAGAACACGCTAGCTTACCGAAAGTACAATGGGGAATTCACCGAAATTTGGAGCAACGCGCCGATCCAGGCGGACGACAATTATTTCAAGCCGGAGCACAATCAATTCAGCGAAGAACTGCAGGTCCTGGGGAAGGCGTTCCACAACCGGCTCGATTGGGTGACGGGTCTATACTATTACGACGCCCATACGGAGCTGAACGATTTCATCTATCTGCCCGAATTTTCATTCGCCTTCTATGGCAAGGACCCGGTTCACGATAGCGATAAGTCGATCTTCCTGCATGGCGTCTATCACCTGACCGACAAGCTGAACGTCGAGGCTGGCATTCGCCATACCTCCGAAGAAAAGCTCTACACCTTCAACCGCTATCTGACCTCGATCTTCGGCGCCGTGCCCGCCGGCGCGACCATCCCGGGTTTCGAGCACAATCCGCAATCGAAGGCATCGACCGACCGCAACGACTATCGTTTCTCGCTGCAATACAAGTTCACGCCGGACCTGATGGCCTATGTGCAATACGCCACCGGCTTCAAGGGCGGCGGCATCAACCCGCGGCCATCCGGCATCAGTGACGTCCACCCCTTCGCCGCGGAGGACCTGGTCTCCTACGAAGCGGGCGTGAAGAGCGAATGGTTCGAGCGGCGCCTGCGCGTCAATGTGGACGGCTACTTCAGTGACTACACCAACCTTCAGCTCAGCATCCCGGTGTTCAGCAACGGCGCCGCCGGCTCTACGGTGTCCAACGCTGGCAAGGTGCACATCAACGGCGCCGAGTTGGAGGTTCAGGCGGCGCCGATCAAAGGCATGCTGATCAACGCCTCTTATGACTATCTGAACTACGACATCATTGATCTCGGCGCCGCGGCCGGGCTCGCGGGCGGTCCGGCGAAGGGCGACCTGGCGCCATTCGTGCCGGAAACCAAATTCAACATCGGCGCCCAGCAGTCGTTCACCACGCCGATCGGTGTCATCACGCCGCGTCTGGACTGGACCTGGCAGTCCAAGACCTACAGCGATGCGGCCAATTCGCCCTTGACGCTACAGAAGGCCTACGGCGTCCTGGACGCGCACCTGTTGTTTGAAACCGCCGACCATAAGTGGAAGGCGAACCTTGAGGTCAAGAACCTGACGAACCAGGCCTATTATCTGAACAAATTCAGCCAGTACAACACCGCTGGGATGGTGGTCGGCCAGCCGGCGCGGCCCCGCACGGTGTTCCTCACCCTTCAACGTTCCTTCCAATGA
- a CDS encoding response regulator → MRPFGVLIVDDDLILNFANCETLKDSGFDVVGVDCAAAALDAVDRATGWSALVTDIDLGIGPDGFEIARRARAANPHLHVVYISGTAEARFRSEGVERSEFLRKPVGPPEIVEALRRLFAVERRLAAGSREPKPQPAPAMAVGFAAADSV, encoded by the coding sequence ATGAGGCCTTTCGGTGTCCTAATTGTTGACGATGATCTCATTCTAAACTTCGCCAACTGCGAAACCTTGAAGGATAGTGGATTCGATGTCGTCGGCGTCGACTGCGCCGCCGCTGCGTTGGACGCAGTGGACAGAGCCACGGGATGGTCAGCCCTGGTGACGGACATCGATTTAGGAATAGGCCCCGACGGCTTTGAGATCGCACGCAGAGCCCGGGCCGCCAACCCCCATCTGCATGTTGTTTACATCTCTGGAACGGCGGAGGCGCGCTTTCGATCTGAGGGCGTTGAGCGGTCGGAATTCCTCCGTAAGCCAGTTGGGCCTCCCGAAATCGTGGAGGCGCTCCGTCGTTTGTTCGCCGTGGAAAGAAGGCTAGCGGCGGGATCGCGTGAGCCTAAGCCTCAGCCAGCACCAGCCATGGCCGTCGGCTTCGCCGCGGCGGACTCAGTGTGA
- a CDS encoding aldehyde dehydrogenase family protein has translation MGDLLQGERWSGCYFDGEWRKSPTVLAVTEPASGRGLGDIGVAPAERVASVAEHAAQAQADWGTWSADRRGEILHAAADSLRQNAPEILSWLGRETGGVVAKCQFELQGAGQELRHSAAVALEPPGVVLPSPDGDRLSMAQRTPLGVVGVITPWNFPLLLAMRSVAPALALGNAVVLKPDPHTPVTGGVLLARIFETAGLPPGVLSVLPGGAEVGEALLAAPAVRMVTFTGSTAVGRRVGELGGRALKKVALELGGKSPLIILDDCDLDLAASAGAFASFFHQGQICMAAGRHVVLRSVADAYVERLAARARRLKLGDPLDPQTAIGPIINERQLHKIDNIIREAAAAGATVVAGGAPEGRFYRPTVLAGVRPDMRAYQEEIFGPVAVVVIAEDDDHAVAIANDTEYGLAAAVQTGSLDRGLRMARRLRAGQVHVNDQTVNDRAEIPMGGMKQSGNGSRFGSLTAWDEFTEWQWTTLGGAQVAYPF, from the coding sequence ATGGGCGACCTTTTGCAGGGCGAGCGCTGGTCCGGCTGCTATTTCGACGGTGAATGGCGCAAATCGCCGACTGTCCTGGCGGTCACTGAGCCGGCCTCCGGCCGGGGGCTCGGCGACATAGGCGTCGCGCCCGCCGAACGGGTCGCGTCCGTCGCCGAGCACGCCGCCCAGGCCCAGGCGGATTGGGGGACCTGGTCAGCGGATCGGCGGGGCGAGATCCTGCACGCCGCGGCGGACTCGCTGCGGCAGAATGCGCCTGAGATCCTTTCCTGGCTGGGGCGCGAGACCGGCGGCGTGGTCGCCAAATGTCAGTTCGAACTCCAGGGCGCCGGACAGGAGCTCCGTCATTCGGCGGCAGTGGCTCTGGAGCCGCCTGGCGTAGTGCTTCCGTCTCCCGATGGCGATCGGCTCAGCATGGCGCAGCGTACGCCGCTGGGCGTGGTCGGCGTCATCACACCCTGGAATTTTCCGCTCCTGCTGGCCATGCGTTCGGTCGCGCCCGCTCTGGCGCTCGGCAACGCCGTGGTGCTCAAGCCCGATCCGCACACACCCGTCACGGGCGGAGTTTTGTTGGCGCGGATCTTCGAAACGGCCGGCCTGCCTCCGGGCGTCCTGAGCGTTCTGCCGGGCGGCGCCGAGGTCGGCGAGGCGCTGTTGGCTGCGCCGGCGGTTCGCATGGTTACGTTCACCGGATCGACCGCGGTGGGCCGACGCGTGGGCGAACTCGGCGGGCGGGCCTTGAAGAAGGTTGCGCTCGAACTTGGCGGCAAAAGCCCCCTGATCATTCTGGATGATTGCGACCTGGACCTGGCCGCCTCGGCCGGAGCGTTCGCTTCGTTCTTCCATCAAGGCCAGATCTGCATGGCCGCCGGACGCCATGTGGTGCTGCGGTCGGTGGCGGACGCCTATGTCGAGCGGCTCGCGGCGCGGGCTCGGCGGCTGAAGCTGGGCGATCCCCTCGATCCGCAGACCGCGATCGGCCCGATCATCAACGAGCGGCAGCTCCACAAGATCGACAACATCATCCGCGAGGCCGCCGCCGCCGGGGCCACCGTTGTCGCCGGCGGGGCTCCGGAAGGCCGCTTCTATCGGCCGACGGTCCTGGCTGGCGTGCGCCCGGATATGCGCGCCTATCAGGAAGAGATCTTCGGGCCGGTGGCGGTCGTGGTGATCGCCGAGGACGACGATCATGCGGTCGCCATAGCCAATGACACCGAATATGGCCTCGCCGCGGCCGTCCAGACCGGCTCCTTGGATCGCGGTTTGCGCATGGCGCGGCGTCTCCGGGCGGGCCAGGTCCACGTCAACGACCAGACGGTCAACGACCGCGCCGAAATACCCATGGGCGGCATGAAGCAGTCGGGCAACGGCTCGCGCTTTGGCAGCCTGACCGCATGGGACGAGTTCACCGAATGGCAGTGGACCACCCTGGGCGGGGCGCAGGTCGCCTACCCATTCTAG
- a CDS encoding fumarylacetoacetate hydrolase family protein: MRLASFKYGSTSSWGLVAETHALDVGTVLANRFADLRAMIAGRGYDDVAAAAPSARHIPLAEIAWRPPVPNPDKIICVGLNYEDHRRETGRPEAKHPAIFVRFSNSQIGHLTPITRPHVSENLDYEGELAVVIGEAGRYIPADRAMRHVAGYACYNDATVRDWQFHTHQFTPGKNFPGTGAFGPVLVTPDELGDLDELRLTTKVNGVIKQDARLGEMIFPIAELISYCSSFTQLEPGDVILTGTPGGVGAKRQPPSYLMPGDVVEIEISKVGVLTNPIVAEAEA, encoded by the coding sequence ATGCGTCTGGCCAGTTTCAAATACGGAAGCACATCCAGTTGGGGCTTGGTCGCCGAGACGCATGCGCTCGATGTCGGGACTGTGTTGGCGAACCGCTTTGCAGACCTGCGGGCGATGATCGCCGGCCGCGGCTATGATGACGTCGCCGCCGCCGCGCCGTCGGCGCGACACATCCCCCTGGCCGAAATCGCCTGGCGCCCTCCCGTGCCCAATCCCGACAAGATCATCTGCGTCGGATTGAACTACGAGGATCACCGCCGCGAGACGGGCCGCCCAGAGGCGAAGCATCCCGCGATATTCGTCAGGTTCTCAAACAGCCAGATCGGCCACCTGACCCCCATCACTCGTCCGCATGTGTCGGAAAATCTGGACTATGAGGGCGAACTGGCGGTCGTGATCGGCGAAGCTGGGCGATATATCCCCGCAGATCGCGCCATGCGTCACGTGGCCGGGTATGCCTGCTATAACGACGCCACCGTGCGAGACTGGCAATTCCACACGCATCAGTTCACGCCGGGCAAGAACTTCCCGGGCACGGGCGCCTTCGGCCCCGTCTTGGTGACCCCGGATGAACTCGGCGACCTCGACGAACTCAGATTGACCACCAAGGTCAACGGCGTCATCAAGCAGGATGCGCGCCTTGGCGAGATGATTTTTCCGATCGCCGAGCTGATTTCCTATTGTTCCAGCTTTACGCAGCTGGAGCCGGGCGACGTAATCCTGACCGGCACGCCTGGCGGCGTCGGAGCCAAACGCCAGCCGCCGTCGTACCTCATGCCGGGAGACGTCGTCGAGATCGAGATTTCCAAAGTCGGCGTGTTGACGAATCCTATCGTCGCAGAGGCGGAGGCCTGA
- a CDS encoding IclR family transcriptional regulator, with protein MLAVLGLFSIERPVWTAEEAADVLSVSLSSAYRYFALLGEAGLVTTIATGRYTLGPSISQWDRQIQLTDPLLTAARPVMQDLVGYAPPGSAVLLCRYFGDRVLCVFNVFSEGPQSLVSYERGRPMPLFRGATSKAILANLPHRALRRLQEEHAGEIAAAGLGEDWPTFRTNLAALRKAGAVVTRQEVDRDRVGIAAPILKDDRHALGSLSFVVRDSTTDASQIRRLSAIVIAAAGDIEAALRNPEQAQSPAAARA; from the coding sequence ATGCTGGCCGTGCTTGGGCTGTTCTCGATCGAGCGGCCCGTGTGGACCGCGGAAGAAGCCGCCGACGTGCTGAGCGTCTCGCTCAGCAGCGCCTATCGATACTTCGCCCTGCTGGGCGAAGCCGGTCTGGTGACCACCATCGCCACAGGGCGCTACACCCTGGGTCCCAGCATCAGCCAGTGGGACCGGCAGATCCAACTGACGGACCCGCTGCTGACCGCGGCCAGGCCGGTGATGCAGGATCTGGTCGGCTACGCCCCGCCTGGCTCTGCGGTGTTGCTCTGCCGCTATTTCGGCGATCGAGTGCTCTGCGTCTTCAACGTGTTCAGCGAAGGCCCGCAATCGCTCGTAAGCTATGAGCGGGGCCGGCCGATGCCCTTGTTCCGCGGAGCGACCTCGAAAGCGATCCTGGCCAATCTTCCGCACCGTGCATTGCGGCGGCTGCAGGAGGAACATGCCGGCGAAATCGCCGCGGCGGGCCTCGGCGAGGATTGGCCGACCTTCCGCACGAACCTGGCCGCCCTGCGCAAGGCCGGCGCCGTCGTCACCCGTCAGGAGGTTGACCGCGACCGCGTCGGGATCGCCGCGCCCATCCTCAAGGACGATCGCCACGCGCTGGGAAGCCTCAGCTTTGTCGTGCGAGACAGCACCACCGACGCCTCCCAGATCCGCCGCCTCAGCGCCATAGTGATTGCGGCCGCCGGCGACATCGAAGCGGCGCTGCGCAACCCTGAACAAGCGCAGTCGCCCGCCGCGGCGCGAGCCTGA
- a CDS encoding SDR family NAD(P)-dependent oxidoreductase yields MRLLAEKIVFVTGGSSGIGRAICLAAAQAGARLVINADLRESPREGGASTHELVRQAGADALFAEVDVSNRRSVEAALGQAEAAGGADVVVCNAGVALVEDLLALSEDAYRRIVAVNIDGAFFTAQAGARQMVRLGKAGSIILMSSMGGIRGAAATPVYSSTKAALRLMAASMADALGPQAIRVNAICPGVIDTELASIQGPNFREAMAGMVQRTPLRRSGMPSEIADVAVWLASDRASFVSGASIPVDGGLSAVL; encoded by the coding sequence GTGCGGTTGCTTGCGGAAAAAATCGTGTTCGTGACCGGCGGATCTAGCGGGATCGGCAGGGCCATCTGCCTGGCGGCCGCGCAGGCCGGCGCCCGCCTGGTGATCAATGCCGACCTCCGCGAAAGCCCGCGGGAAGGCGGCGCCTCGACGCACGAACTGGTGCGGCAGGCCGGCGCCGACGCGCTCTTTGCCGAGGTGGACGTGAGCAACCGCCGCTCGGTCGAGGCGGCGCTCGGCCAGGCCGAGGCGGCTGGCGGGGCGGACGTGGTGGTGTGCAACGCCGGCGTCGCGCTGGTCGAAGACCTGCTCGCCCTGTCGGAGGATGCCTATCGCCGGATTGTGGCTGTCAATATCGACGGCGCCTTCTTCACCGCGCAGGCGGGCGCTCGCCAGATGGTCCGGCTCGGCAAGGCCGGCAGCATCATCCTGATGTCCAGCATGGGCGGCATACGCGGCGCAGCGGCGACGCCGGTCTATTCCTCGACCAAGGCGGCGCTTCGCCTGATGGCGGCCTCGATGGCCGACGCCCTGGGTCCGCAAGCCATACGCGTCAACGCCATTTGCCCCGGCGTGATCGACACGGAACTGGCGAGCATTCAGGGCCCGAACTTCAGGGAGGCGATGGCGGGCATGGTGCAGCGCACGCCATTGCGCCGCAGCGGCATGCCCAGCGAGATCGCCGACGTCGCCGTGTGGCTGGCTTCGGATCGCGCCAGCTTCGTCAGCGGCGCCTCGATCCCGGTCGACGGCGGCTTGAGCGCGGTGCTTTGA
- a CDS encoding glucose 1-dehydrogenase has translation MAGQFEGKVVLVTGGGRGIGRAAALLFAAEGGRVVVSDIDEAAANDTVDLIRRRQAEGLAIACDVSDADSCARLVSGSLEHYGRLDVAFNNAGVADRPSLAAEVSEAEWGRVLRINLTGVFLSMKHEIPALLQSGGGAIVNTASVAGLVGAPLAAAYCAAKHGVIGLTRAAALDYIGQGIRINALCPGATDTDMLRNVTADPAVKQHILGTVPIKRVASAEEIARTAVFLASDASSYLVGQALAVDGGVTVQ, from the coding sequence ATGGCGGGACAGTTTGAAGGCAAGGTGGTTCTGGTCACCGGCGGCGGACGGGGCATCGGCCGGGCCGCCGCCCTGCTGTTCGCGGCCGAAGGCGGCCGGGTGGTGGTTTCGGATATCGACGAAGCTGCGGCAAACGACACCGTGGACCTGATCCGCAGACGGCAAGCCGAGGGCCTTGCGATCGCATGCGATGTTTCGGACGCCGACAGCTGCGCCAGGCTCGTCTCGGGCTCGCTCGAGCATTACGGCCGCCTGGACGTCGCGTTCAACAACGCCGGCGTCGCCGATCGACCGAGTCTGGCGGCCGAGGTCAGCGAGGCCGAATGGGGCCGGGTGCTGCGGATCAACCTGACCGGGGTCTTCCTGTCGATGAAGCACGAAATCCCCGCCCTGCTGCAGAGCGGCGGCGGCGCCATCGTCAACACGGCCTCGGTCGCGGGTCTCGTGGGCGCGCCCTTGGCCGCCGCCTATTGCGCGGCCAAGCACGGCGTGATCGGTCTGACCCGGGCGGCGGCGCTGGACTACATCGGTCAGGGCATCCGCATCAACGCGCTCTGCCCCGGCGCCACCGACACCGACATGTTGCGCAACGTCACCGCCGACCCGGCTGTGAAACAGCACATCCTCGGCACCGTCCCCATCAAGCGCGTGGCCTCAGCTGAAGAAATCGCCAGGACGGCCGTGTTTCTGGCGTCAGACGCCTCCAGCTACCTCGTCGGCCAAGCCTTGGCCGTGGACGGCGGCGTCACGGTCCAATGA
- a CDS encoding VOC family protein, whose protein sequence is MPHLLRHVRLDHIALTSPDPEALAMFYGRALDMAVERRGGEFLAFGPDRKVVFKAGAAGDAAYSAYAFPDAQSLGVYRATIEDRGVETLASPSSQFGADAFAVADPDGAVIVFGARQQASRYLRQSGRLRGRLQHFVTATTAIDPVATFYRDSLGFIVSDEVRDDEGGLRSIFLRTDAEHHSRAIFLSRRTGLDHHCYEAGDWALLRDWGDRMADAQTPLHWGPGRHGPGHNLFFMVRDPDGNWIEVSAELDLMQEGAPAGVWRHEARTLNSWGQAFLRS, encoded by the coding sequence ATGCCCCATCTGCTGCGCCACGTCCGCCTCGACCACATTGCGCTCACCTCCCCTGATCCCGAGGCCCTGGCGATGTTCTACGGGCGCGCCCTGGACATGGCGGTGGAGCGCAGAGGCGGCGAATTCCTGGCCTTTGGCCCCGATCGGAAAGTCGTGTTCAAGGCTGGGGCCGCCGGCGACGCGGCGTATTCGGCCTATGCGTTTCCTGACGCCCAATCCCTCGGCGTCTATAGAGCCACAATCGAAGACAGGGGAGTCGAGACGCTGGCCTCGCCCAGCTCCCAGTTTGGTGCGGACGCCTTCGCCGTGGCCGATCCAGACGGCGCGGTCATCGTGTTCGGGGCCAGACAGCAAGCCTCCCGGTACCTGCGCCAATCCGGCCGCCTGCGCGGGCGACTGCAGCACTTCGTCACCGCCACGACGGCGATCGATCCTGTCGCCACCTTCTATCGCGACAGCCTGGGCTTCATCGTGTCCGACGAGGTCCGCGACGATGAGGGCGGCCTGCGCTCCATCTTCCTGCGCACGGACGCCGAGCATCACAGCCGCGCCATCTTCCTGTCACGGCGCACCGGGCTTGACCACCACTGCTACGAGGCCGGCGACTGGGCGCTGCTGCGCGACTGGGGCGACCGGATGGCCGACGCCCAGACGCCCCTGCACTGGGGACCCGGACGGCACGGACCGGGCCACAACCTGTTCTTCATGGTCCGCGATCCGGACGGCAACTGGATCGAAGTGTCCGCCGAACTCGACCTCATGCAAGAGGGCGCCCCAGCCGGCGTCTGGCGGCATGAGGCCCGGACGCTCAATTCCTGGGGCCAGGCGTTCCTGCGGTCCTGA
- a CDS encoding bifunctional 3-(3-hydroxy-phenyl)propionate/3-hydroxycinnamic acid hydroxylase yields the protein MIVGAGPTGLTLANLLGRYGATAALVERNATTVQQPRAVSIDDEAMRIMQAAGLAEAVQAEVASGYGSHYLSARGRCFAAVEPTSTEYGFEKRNAFHQPMLEATLRHGLTRFGAVTPLFEHNVIDVGQDGDRAWIQVTGPDGSSSRILCDYLVACDGGSSFIRKQLGIELVGLSYAERWLIIDIAGTRNRFRHTQVFCDPRRPGISLPGPGGTRRFELMIKAGEDEQALLQPSSVAALLAAYGEPDPIIKRVQPYTFHARVAERWREGRIFLAGDAAHLTPPFAGQGMNSGLRDAQNLAWKLAMVTKGELPAELLDTYVSERPDHARDLIQLAVWMGRVMAPRSWLHAKSMEWGFRLLGLFPAAKAYIAEMRYKPKHHFHAGFIRPDGRPKEISLVGRLLPQPLVERPDRSRVRLDEILGPGFALVAYDADPERVFGTLDLAAIEACGVNPVGLTPCGYNPSQGDLVCVRNTQQHGSALAPYQGWLLLVRPDRTVAAACRADQAGRLHEMLKDLLGERTPAATAIAA from the coding sequence GTGATCGTCGGAGCCGGCCCGACCGGCCTGACGCTGGCGAACCTGCTCGGCCGGTACGGCGCCACTGCTGCACTGGTCGAGCGCAACGCCACAACGGTGCAGCAGCCCCGCGCGGTCTCCATCGATGATGAGGCCATGCGGATCATGCAGGCCGCCGGCTTGGCCGAAGCGGTCCAGGCTGAGGTCGCGTCCGGCTACGGGTCCCATTACCTGTCCGCCCGCGGCCGCTGCTTTGCGGCGGTCGAACCGACCTCGACAGAATACGGCTTCGAAAAGCGCAACGCATTCCACCAGCCGATGCTGGAAGCCACCCTGCGCCACGGGCTGACGCGTTTCGGCGCCGTGACCCCGCTCTTCGAGCACAACGTCATCGACGTCGGCCAGGACGGCGACCGCGCCTGGATCCAAGTCACGGGTCCGGATGGATCGAGCTCCCGGATCTTGTGCGACTACCTGGTGGCCTGCGACGGCGGCAGCAGCTTCATCCGCAAACAGCTCGGCATCGAATTGGTGGGCCTGTCCTATGCCGAGCGCTGGCTGATCATCGACATCGCCGGCACGCGCAACCGTTTCCGCCATACCCAGGTGTTTTGCGATCCCAGACGTCCGGGGATCTCGCTTCCAGGTCCTGGGGGCACGCGCCGCTTCGAACTCATGATCAAGGCCGGCGAAGACGAACAGGCCTTGCTCCAGCCCTCCAGCGTCGCCGCGCTGCTGGCCGCCTATGGTGAACCGGACCCGATCATCAAGCGTGTGCAACCCTATACCTTCCATGCCAGGGTCGCCGAGCGCTGGCGCGAGGGCCGCATATTCCTGGCGGGCGACGCCGCCCACCTGACGCCGCCCTTCGCCGGCCAGGGGATGAACAGCGGCTTGCGCGATGCGCAGAACCTGGCGTGGAAACTCGCCATGGTGACCAAGGGCGAACTCCCGGCTGAGTTGCTCGACACCTATGTGTCGGAAAGGCCGGACCATGCGCGCGACCTGATCCAGCTGGCCGTGTGGATGGGACGAGTGATGGCCCCCAGGTCGTGGCTGCACGCCAAATCCATGGAATGGGGCTTCCGCCTGCTCGGTCTGTTTCCGGCGGCCAAGGCCTATATCGCGGAGATGCGCTACAAGCCCAAGCATCACTTCCATGCGGGTTTCATCCGGCCGGACGGGCGTCCGAAAGAGATTTCCCTGGTCGGGCGGCTGCTGCCGCAGCCGCTCGTCGAGCGCCCCGACCGCAGCCGCGTCCGGCTAGATGAGATATTGGGTCCTGGCTTCGCCCTGGTCGCCTATGACGCCGATCCTGAACGGGTATTCGGGACGCTGGATCTCGCCGCCATCGAGGCTTGCGGCGTCAATCCAGTCGGCCTTACCCCCTGCGGCTATAACCCCAGCCAAGGCGACCTCGTCTGCGTCCGCAATACGCAGCAGCACGGTTCTGCGCTGGCCCCTTACCAGGGATGGCTGCTGCTGGTTCGCCCTGACCGCACCGTAGCGGCCGCCTGCCGCGCCGACCAGGCGGGCCGCCTCCACGAAATGCTGAAAGACCTGCTCGGCGAGCGGACGCCGGCGGCGACCGCGATCGCCGCCTGA
- a CDS encoding VOC family protein — protein sequence MPDLLFGQPDDGVIQMGYVVPNLAEAMARWTADLGVGPWFTVSRFAGEEPMYRGAPATAVCDIALGFAGHMQIELIQPCDKEPSVYREMLDRTGYGFHHFGLAARDMEQAMAAMSDRGYELAFTARVPSGGRVAYFDTFGALPGMIELLEANAALEAQFAVMHSAACGWDGADPVRSLMELKPA from the coding sequence ATGCCTGACCTGTTGTTCGGCCAGCCGGACGATGGCGTGATCCAGATGGGCTACGTTGTGCCGAACCTGGCCGAGGCCATGGCCCGCTGGACGGCGGATCTCGGCGTCGGCCCCTGGTTCACCGTTTCGCGCTTCGCCGGCGAGGAGCCGATGTACCGGGGGGCGCCCGCCACCGCGGTCTGCGACATCGCGCTGGGTTTCGCCGGGCACATGCAGATCGAGCTAATCCAACCCTGCGATAAGGAGCCTTCAGTCTATCGCGAAATGCTCGATCGCACCGGCTATGGCTTTCACCATTTCGGCCTAGCCGCCCGCGACATGGAACAGGCCATGGCCGCCATGAGCGACCGAGGCTACGAGCTGGCGTTCACCGCCCGGGTCCCTTCCGGAGGGCGCGTCGCCTATTTCGACACGTTCGGCGCGCTTCCGGGCATGATCGAATTGCTGGAGGCGAACGCCGCACTCGAAGCCCAATTCGCCGTCATGCATAGCGCCGCGTGCGGCTGGGATGGCGCTGATCCCGTGCGCTCGCTGATGGAGCTCAAACCGGCCTGA